A window of the Plutella xylostella chromosome 11, ilPluXylo3.1, whole genome shotgun sequence genome harbors these coding sequences:
- the LOC125489216 gene encoding BTB/POZ domain-containing protein 7-like: MADARLSFGGGGDLPCHRAILAARSRLFRKVLSARGASDEPRVIHIDEKVLPRRFAPALLHAAYTDQVDLSLIQRAPSSPTSTNSSGTSNAAWPGSGGRGSHSAQLEDAFQLYEIARFMEMPILAQGCEERLVAQLSPATLPRLLRWAVQPHASRYVHRQAMRYLLDEFHTVMSSPHGPRVPRAALARALASSELQCSEPQALRAVLRWAEHAPNNTQQPSK; this comes from the exons ATGGCGGACGCGCGGCTCTCtttcggcggcggcggcgatcTACCGTGCCATAGAGCCATCCTGGCGGCGCGGTCCCGGCTGTTTAG GAAAGTTCTGTCAGCCCGAGGGGCGTCCGACGAGCCACGCGTCATCCACATTGATGAGAAGGTGCTCCCACGGAGGTTCGCGCCCGCGCTGCTACACGCGGCGTATACCGACCAG GTGGACCTGAGCCTCATCCAGAGGGCGCCATCTTCGCCCACTTCTACTAATAGCTCCGGCACTTCTAATGCG GCATGGCCAGGCAGCGGCGGGCGCGGCTCTCACTCGGCGCAGCTAGAGGACGCGTTCCAGCTGTACGAGATAGCTAG ATTCATGGAGATGCCGATCCTGGCGCAGGGCTGCGAGGAGCGACTCGTGGCGCAGCTGTCGCCGGCTACGCTGCCGCGCCTGCTGCGCTGGGCGGTGCAGCCGCACGCGAGTAGATATGTGCATAG ACAAGCAATGCGCTACCTGCTAGACGAGTTCCACACAGTGATGTCGTCGCCGCACGGCCCGCGCGTGCCTCGCGCGGCGCTGGCCCGGGCACTCGCCTCGAGCGAGCTGCAGTGTAGCGAGCCACAGGCCCTCAGAGCGGTGTTGAGATGGGCTGAGCATGCGCCTAATAACACTCAACAGCCAAGTAAGTAg